One genomic window of Fusarium verticillioides 7600 chromosome 2, whole genome shotgun sequence includes the following:
- a CDS encoding bud emergence protein 1, whose translation MKALRRSIKGDKDKGSVAPKSAVAIVPPKKVIRALYDYEARSSQELSFSRGDFFHVIGRENDQDWYEACNPALPDARGLVPVTFFQALGRTERDSAQSDGGQLPTPTKNPDHDSGYSESPAMQTAPAVMSPTTAVPQQGHQRNSKSVGKSGAMVYGIVMYDFAAERADELEAKAGEAIIVIAQSNPEWFVAKPIGRLGGPGLIPVSFVEIRDMASDKAIANPGDAIKRAGVPKVEEWKKMAAEYKNSSITLGKFEGGGPQQPGQGIEQGMERMSIQQQQHSRQPSQNGAQAGYASQPRTSQQPQQNHVQKPASQLNAPLRARIPRYCFAEDKYWFVIEALLEDGRQWELSRYYEDFYDFQIALLTEFPAEAGNTGTQKRTLPYMPGPVNYVTDAITEGRLHNLDAYVKNMLNQPHYISRCNLVRQFFAPREGDYEIDPNDNEEEYRLSQASQLSSAESPAGGSQNNLNGSAYGLSAAPAHQMGPGSPDIQRQPSSLSQPSQTSLGNGMQPQAQPASAMKIKMYFNGDLIAIRVPTDISFQALYEKICDRLKVPAGQEVQLFYKDEPTGDKPSMLSDNDLDYALQRNEKLLLYVEAV comes from the exons ATGAAG GCTCTTCGACGTTCGATCAAAGGTGACAAGGACAAAGGATCCGTCGCTCCCAAATCGGCTGTCGCCATTGTTCCTCCAAAGAAG GTCATTCGAGCTCTTTACGATTACGAGGCACGATCGAGCCAAGAACTGAGCTTTTCGAGAGGCGACTTTTTCCACGTTATAGGCCGCGAAAACGATCAAGACTGGTACGAAGCATGTAACCCAGCTCTCCCTGACGCCCGGGGTCTCGTCCCTGTCACCTTCTTCCAAGCGCTTGGCCGAACCGAGAGAGATAGCGCACAGTCCGACGGCGGCCAACTCCCCACTCCGACCAAGAACCCCGACCACGATTCTGGTTACAGCGAATCTCCAGCAATGCAAACTGCGCCAGCCGTCATGTCACCCACTACAGCCGTGCCTCAGCAAGGCCACCAGCGTAATTCGAAGTCGGTTGGAAAGTCAGGCGCCATGGTCTACGGAATTGTCATGTACGACTTTGCCGCTGAGAGAGCAGACGAGTTGGAGGCCAAAGCTGGCGAGgctatcatcgtcatcgcgCAATCGAACCCCGAGTGGTTTGTGGCCAAGCCCATCGGTCGATTGGGTGGCCCAGGGCTCATCCCCGTTTCCTTTGTCGAGATTCGTGATATGGCAAGCGATAAGGCAATTGCGAACCCGGGTGACGCCATAAAGCGTGCCGGTGTTCCAAAGGTTgaagaatggaagaagatggcggcgGAATACAAgaacagcagcatcacaCTGGGCAAGTTTGAGGGAGGCGGTCCTCAGCAACCTGGGCAGGGTATTGAGCAAGGCATGGAACGAATGAGCattcagcaacagcagcattcACGACAACCTTCTCAGAATGGAGCGCAGGCCGGATACGCGTCTCAACCTCGAACGTcgcaacaacctcagcaaaATCATGTACAGAAACCGGCCTCACAACTCAACGCACCGCTACGAGCACGCATACCGCGATACTGCTTTGCAGAGGATAAGTACTGGTTCGTGATCGAAGCATTGCTAGAAGACGGACGACAATGGGAGCTGTCTCGCTATTACGAGGACTTTTACGACTTCCAGATCGCTCTTCTGACCGAATTTCCAGCTGAGGCCGGTAACACAGGGACACAGAAGCGTACACTGCCATACATGCCTGGACCAGTCAACTATGTCACAGATGCAATCACCGAAGGACGCCTCCATAACTTGGACGCGTACGTGAAGAACATGCTGAACCAGCCCCATTACATTTCGAGGTGCAACCTGGTGAGACAGTTCTTTGCACCCCGTGAAGGAGATTACGAGATCGATCCAAACGACAACGAAGAGGAGTACCGCCTATCACAAGCATCACAGCTGTCATCGGCCGAGTCCCCAGCTGGTGGATCACAGAACAACTTGAACGGTAGTGCATACGGCCTTTCAGCTGCACCGGCGCATCAGATGGGCCCAGGTTCCCCTGACATCCAAAGAcagccatcttctttgtcaCAGCCCTCACAAACATCTCTGGGTAACGGTATGCAACCCCAAGCTCAGCCGGCATcagcgatgaagatcaagatgtaTTTCAACGGAGATCTCATTGCCATCCGAGTACCAACGGACATCTCATTCCAAGCACTCTATGAAAAGATTTGTGATCGTCTGAAGGTGCCGGCGGGTCAGGAGGTCCAACTGTTTTACAAGGACGAGCCCACTGGAGATAAGCCAAGTATGCTTAGTGACAACGACTTGGACTATGCCCTGCAGCGGAacgagaagcttctgctCTATGTGGAGGCCGTGTGA